The stretch of DNA CATCTCAAGGCGAGGGGCTCCTGAAGCCCCTCATGCTGCACACGGCACGTGTATCTCTGCTCCTCTCCAGAAGGCACCACCAGGGCCGCCCACTTCTGGAAGGTCCTGTCCCCTGAAGGCCTGGTCTCCACAAGCTCCATGTCCTGGGTCTGGTCCTCCCCATCACGCTGCCAGGTCAGTGAGATCTCCTCAGGGTAgaagcccagggcccagcacctCAGGGTGACCTCACGGTCAGAGATGGGGTGACGGGTCACATGTGCCTTTGGAGGGTCTGAGGAAGAATCAGAAAATTTACAGTTTGTGTTACCTCCATGGGTCACTGAAGCAGCATCATGTGACCATCCTGAGAAAGGACAGAACAGTGATTTTCcccccagctttactgaggtatattTAACAAAAACTGTACATATTGAAAGTGTACTACATGTTGCCTTGATATATATCTACACTGTGAAGGTAATTAATGTATTCATCAACTTACcttatgtgtgtgtctgtttgacAGGGTGATGAGAATGATTAAGAtcaattttaaagtatacaggattATTACTAACTATAGTCACCAGGCTGTATATCAGATCCCCAGATGTATTATGAGcttttttaccctctgagctatgGAATATTCAAGACCATGGTGTTGAAAAAAGCATCACAAGAGCTAGATAACAGCGTCAAATCAGAGGTCAGGGATGATCTACATTAGTTCTTGGAAAGTTCTAGAATGAGAGACTAGGATAGGAGCTCTAAAGATGTAAGGGGGAGAATACAGACTGGTGGAGGCTGAATGACTGAGAAAAGCTGGAGACAGGCCTGTTTACATGCTCTGAGGGTGAGAACATGTCTTGAGAGAGAAAGTCATGGATCACAAGCTGGTGGCCAGGGTCAAAGGGCACCGCTGACCAGCTGTTTCAGGGATGGTTTGTTTCCTGCTTCTTCCTCAAAGACAGTGGATTCCTTAATTGTCCTTCAGAGAAGTGGGGCCACTGGTGACTGTCTTGTACAGAATAGGAAAACCTGGGCAGACTCCTCGCTCTTCTGACAAGAACCTGGGGCGCTGTTCCCACAGGGACCCCATTGCCTCTCCTCGTGGGAAGCCAGCTCCAGACCGCGGGGAGATCAGGGAGGCCCCGCGCCCCTCGTACCTGCGCGCAGCAGCGTGTCCTTCCCGTGCTCCAGGTATCTGCGGAGCCAGTCCACGCAGCGGCCCTCCAGGTAGTTCCTGAGTACCTCCGTAAAGCCTGTCGCCTCCCTCTTGCGCTTGGAGATCTGAGCCGCCGTGTCCGCCGCGGTCCAGGAGCGCAGGTCCTCGTTCAGGGCGCTGTAATCTCTGCCGTCGTAGGCGTCCTGCCAGAACCCGCGGAGGAGGCGCCCGTCCGGCCCCACGTCGCAGCCGTACATCCACTGGAGGGTGTGAGACCCTGAGCCGCCCCGACCACCCGCCGTGATTAAACCCAAACTGAAAATGAAACCGGGTCAAGCCCCGCCGGCTCCTCCCGGGTCGGGGTGCCGGGCGTGTTCCGCAGTGTTGGGGTGACCCTCGGACCCGCAGACGCGGGGCGACCCCGGCCGGTCCCTGGGGATGGGGGCCGTGACCTGGACCCGGGCCCGCGTCGCTCACCGGCCCCGCTCTGGTTGTAGTAGCCGCGCAGGTTGTTCAGGCCCTCTCGGAGAGTCTGTGCGTGGCCCTTGACGTTCCGCGTCTCCTGATCCCAATACTCGGGCCCCTCCTGCTCCACCCACGGCGCTCGCGGCTCCATCCTCGGATCCGGGGCGTCGCTGTCGAACCGCACGAACTGCGTGTCGTCCACGTAGCCGACGGTGATGAAGCGGGGCTCCCCGAGGCCGGGCCGGGACACGCCGGTGTAGAAATACCTCATGGAGTGGGAGCCTGGGGGCGGGAAGGGGTGAGACCCGACCCGACCCTCTTCCCGGCGCGGGTCCCGGGTCCGAGGTGATGGGGTCGGGAGGGCGGAGGGGGCGGACGGCCAGTGAGATAGAAGAGGTCGAAAACCTGCCGGATCTTCGAAAGGGGTAGAAAGGAGGGGTCGGGGAGCAAGGGAGGGACAGTCCGGGacccggggagggggcgggtcTGAGCAGGGGCTTCGGGGTCGCTCCGTCCCCGGGCTACTGCCCCCCAGACTCCCGGGCGGTCCCCTCGCCACACCCCGCAGAGGCCGTTCCCTCCCGACTCCGCACTCACCAGCCTGGGTCTCGGTCAGGACCAGGATCCCCGAAAGGAGCAGGAGAAGGGTTTCCGGCCCCATGATTCGCATCCTCTGGGTCTAGGAAGAAGCAGTCTGGGCGGGTTGGTGGAGACTTTATAACCGGGATCAGCGGAGAGGCTGATTGGTTTTTCTAGAAACCGGGCACCCAGTGGCAGTGAGAACTGGAGCCGCATCACGAGTGTCCAGGCAGCAGGGCTAAACACAGGTtgtgagagagaaagtgaaactcGAGGAGACGGGGAATCCCCAACAGGGAGCGTCCCAGCCCCTGACTCCGCCCTTGACCCTGAGATCCTGAGCGGCTTGCCCTCCAGGGACCTGGGACTTTGCCCTGATCCCTCCCCTCCTGCTAGgtagaatgttcaagctacccggtaattgcactcatctcacatgctagcaaagtaatgcttaaaattctccaaaccaggcttcaacagaacctGAACCCTAAACGTGCAGATATTCAAGCTTACATTTagaaaagctggatttagaaaagccagaggagccagagatcaaagtgccaacatcccctggatcattgaaaaagcaagagagaaaacatctgcttctgctttatggactatgccaaagcttttgtgtggatcaaaacaaacagtggaaaatttttcaagagacgggaataccagaccacctgacctaccttcttgagaaaactgtgtgcaggtcaagaagctacagttagaactggacatggaacacagactggttccaaattgggaaagaagtacgtcaaggctatatattatcaccctgctcatttaacttacatgcaaagtacatcatgtgacatgctgggctggatgaagcacagctggaatcaagactgccaggagaaatatcaagaacctcagatatgcagatgacaaccacccttatggcagaaagtgaaagaggagctaaagagcctcttgatgaaagtgaaagagaagagtgaaaaagttggcttcaagctcaacactcagaaaactaaggtcatggcatctggtcccatcacttcatggcaaataaatggggaaacaatggaaatagtggcagactttattttttggggctccaaaatcatgcagatggtgactgcagccatgatttaaaagatgcttgctacttggaagaaaagctacaaccaatcttgacaatatattaaaaagcagagacattactttgccaacaaaggtccatctagtcaaagctatattttttccagtagtcatgtatggatgtgagggttggactataaagaaagctgggcactgagaattgatgcttttggactgtggtgttggagaagactcttgagagtcccttggactgcaaggagataaaccaggaaatctgaaaggaaatcagtcctgaatatccattggaaggactgatgctgaagctgaaactccagtctttggccagctgatgtaaagaactgactcattgaagaaGACCCCTatcctgggcaagattgaaggcaggaggagaacggaatgacagaggataagatggttggatgacatcattgagtcgatggacgtgagtctgagcaagctccaggaaatggtgatggacagggaagcctggtgtgctgcagtccatggggtcacaaagagtcggacatgactgagcaactgaactgaactgaactccctccAAGAGCTCTTTGTCCCCCTGTCTCCCTGAGTCCTAGCTCTGGGGCTGTTTGAGATTTTGATTAAAATATCTACACAATCTTACAAATTAGTGAGGACCCCAAGGATAGTATTTATGACCACTTCTATGCATATTTTCCATACTACGAATAATACACTTTGCAGattattgtttgtttatttagaataatattaatagaaagaaagtttagtcgcttggtcgtgtccaactctttgcgaccgcatgcactgtagcctaccaggctcctctgtccatgtgattttccaggcaagagtactggaatgtgttgccatttccttttccagaggatcttcccaacccagggatcagatgtgggtctcccacattgtaggcagatgctttaccgtctgagccaccagggaagtcctaaaggcTGGTTATGATATTAATAACCCATGTGTTTAATATGAATAACTAGTTCCCAAAATAAACAGGGTAATGAGAAGGATAgagctttttccattttttccaagtatctttcctgtctctttcacTAGAAGATCACTGGATTTTCAGGTTTGCGTCTGCATTGAATCTGTTCTTTTGATGGtaactgtgaaagtgaaaaagcccGCACATAAGTAGGAATAAACTTTTCAGATAATTGTGGATGTTCATCTTGGATACAAAAGTAAAACTATACAAATTGTAGTTTCTCAAAGGTTTTTTCAGCAGTGGACCTGAAACAATATCATTGACTATTTTCTATTCTGTTACATTAAAATCCTTAAGCCTATTTTGCTCATTGAATATCTCTTGTACTAATAGAAGATTTTTACAAAGTAATACATTGTTTCTAAATTATACAGATCTTTctgctcattcattctttcaagaaCAGTTGTTTTCCATGAAAAAGAGGGTACTTCAGAGCACACAGAATTTTTTCTTGGGCCATAGCACTTTGAAGTTTAGTAGAAGTGCTCGGTGTGTACTTTCCATCTCATCACAgaagatgctttcaaaatgtgtatTTAAGAATGATGATTAGGAAAcataagcatttttatttattttatttttaaaaatttattttcttgaaggATATTTGATTtctaatgttaatttctgctgtacagcaaagtgattcacttatacatgtgtatatatatttatattctttttcatattttttccattttggtttattaAGGACAGATAAGAATTTTTAATGTGTCACTCTGGATGTTTTAAAGCAAACCTGattattggttttctttttttctacaagAAAGCTTTGGTGAAAGTAGTTACTAGTGCAGTTTGCTACCATACTCTGTTACTGCTAAGTGATACATGAAAGCAAATGTCAACATAGTGAGAAGTCAAATAATATCCGAGTGATGCTATGAAAGTAGGTTTCACCTCAGGGATCTCATGAAAGGGTCTCAGTGACATCAAGGGTTCCACAGACCACACTCTGAGAACTGCTGTTCTGAGTGAATCTGGGCGTCTCCCATCTGATCCCTGCCTTTGTCTCCtcttcattttggaaaatgcTTTTTCCTGAGCTGGACTCCCTGCCTCCCCAAACTTAACTGAGGGCCCTGCCCCTGGGCTCCTCTAGGAGAGAACTCACCCCCTAGAAAGTGATGCCAGAGATGTGCTCAgcctgggaagggaggtggggggacagGTGTTTCCCTTTGGAATTGGGGACAGTTTGTACCTGAAGGCGCCAGACCCCTCATAACCTAGTTTGATTTTGTTACACACCAGCTTAATATGTGTTCATATTCCAGACAGAAATCTGATGTAGTGTCTAATAAAATTAGTATTGGCCCTTTCATCTCACGTGGTCTAATGCACCTGACTTGAGGCCAACAAATCATGAAAAGCAGTCCATTCCAAGAGAACATTCTGTGGTGAAAGAATTGTTCTATGTCTGTGCTGTCCAGTCAGGTAGCCAGTAGCTACGTGAGGCTATTTACACCTTAAAGTGTCTGTTGTGCTgagcacttttatttattttaatttaaatagcagCATGTGGCTACTACCTAGCATATTGATCAATGGATATCCAGAATGTTGTTAATTAATCTTCTGTCTCTTTCCCCTAAAAGATACTGTGTGACTCATTAATGCACATTCAAATAATCTTAATATTGAAGTCTTGGATTTGTCTGTGCAGGTCTTAGATATAGCTTTAAATACAGCATGCTCTGAAATCttctttaatgtatattttaacaGAAAGAATGTTCCAGCATTAGGAAAACCATGGTTTATCACCCTAAGGTCGTAAATGTACAAAACTGCCCATCACTAGATATAATCCTTGAGCTCTTGGTGTTTTCCTTAACTTGGTAAACATAAGGGCACACAGAAGTCCTCATTTAGCCCAAGAGGACGTATTTATTGAACACAACAGGTATCAATACTTTGTGGGACTTGTACATACTTGTAAAGTTGTGAAGCAGAAGATACAATGTTAGAATCCACCACGTTATTACTTTTAACTTACTGCTCCTGCTATATTTTCTGCCCAAATTCCATCAGTTCTGTTTCCCTTCAACCTTGGACCCCTCTCTCCTagacaaaaatatacataattattttaCACTTGTGGAATGAAGAGTTTTGTGAACCAAAGATTAAAATCATCACAGCATATAAGTCTTTCCTATGTCAATCAGACACTCACAAGATACAAACATATATCCCTATTCCAATGGAGACGCATAAAAATTTTTGGCAAACAGGTGACATGTCTCAATGTTCTTCAGCCAAAGGTCACCAGAAGCAAATCTGTGGGcaatcaagttggatttatactGGATACAGTGAGGGAGATTACACAGCATCAGGGATGATAGTGTCCTTGTAAGGTGTTAGAACATATACAGCCAGGAGTCCCCAAACTCTGAGCTTGGACCGGTACCTCCTATCATCAGTGCcaacattagattagaaataaagtatacAATAAATATACTGTGCTTGAAACATCCTGAAACCATTCCTCCCACCcctagtccatggaaaaattgccttccatgaaatcagttcctgttGCCAAAACGTTGAGGACCACTGATATACAGGATGTGGGCTTTGATTCTGAGAAGCATCCATGCAAGACTTGCCTACTCTAGACTGGGTGTTGTCGGGAAGCGGGGGCAATTCCAGGACTGGGCACCTCATGAGCCTCTGCTATAGGGAGGGCAGACTAGAGCGAGGACACAGCAGTGACTGGGAGGAGGCGGTGGTCTCTGGATCAGCTCAGGGGGAGGTTTGGTACATGGTGAGGGCACAGGGCTGCCTGGTTGATCTGAGCTCGGACAGAATGCCGTCGTGTTCTGGTTTTGTCTCTCTGTGTCACACATTCAGATGTCCTTGTCTGATGCTGATCTTCTGTGAGATGACTTATGTCCAACAGGAGAACAACACAGATGGGTGGTGAGCTCCAGCCCAGCTAGAGGATCAGAATGTACGTCCTAGGGTATGAGCTGAAGGTGATCTGTCAAGTGTTTACAAATGTAAGGGATTTTTAATCCCATGTAATTTTTGTAAGCATTACTTACCAGGACACGAGAGAACTGAAAAGATCTCaagcatatacaaaaataaataattcgtGTCCTTCCCCTCACTCCCCATTCACTCAAGTCCTTTACTCAGAAACAATTGCAGTtagaaatttctcatttttctttccagaaaaacatactgTTCATTAATGAATACTGTTATATCAGTAAAAGAGCTCAGGCCACAGCCTGGGAGAAATTATTACAAattcacatatctgataaagtgaaagaaaaaaagtgaagtcgctcagaagtgtctgactctttgcgaccccgtggactgtagcctaccaggctcttctgtccatgggatttttccaggcaggagtactggagttggttgccatttccttcccaggggatcttcccaacccagggatcgaaccagggtctcctgcattgtagacagatgctttaccgtctgagctaccagggaatgatGGCTCATCATGGAAATCTGATAAAGGACATTGTTTTAGAATATACATAGAACTCTTCaactcaacaaaatgaaaataagtatttaaaaacaaagtctgaaCAGACACCTCTTCTAGAAGACATAACAATGGaaatgtatatgaaaagatgttaaacatCTTATGTTGATAGGAAATGTAAATTACAAAGATAATAATGTGCATCACACCTGATGGAACATACACAATCCAAGAACTGGTGATGCCAAGGTTGGAGCAGCAGAAGGACGTAGAGCAGCAGAAACCCTCACCCACTGGGGCAGGAATAAGAAGCAGTGCAGCCACGAGAAATGAGAGTCAGCAGTTTCTAACGAAGCTACACAGAAACTCTCCATCCTGTCTACTGATCAATCTAGTATTTctccaactcatttgaaaacaaatatttgcACAAACCTCTGCACACCAATGTGTATGTCAGAGTGCCCCGTACGTGTGGGCTGCACACAGTGATTTTCTTCTAAAGATCACAGGGTGGAAAGTGGGGAAGTAAAAATAGAAGTTCACAGAGAAACCTGGGAAATGTACCTTAGCCAGGTAATGAAGTGAACTTATTAGTGATATTCGGGTGGACAGTGTATACCCTTGGTGACTGGAGAATGTCACTCATCTCTGTGGTCCTCTTTCCCCAAACCGGTTGCCCCAGTACTGTCTCTGAGCAGTACTCCCCAAAACAtcaaagtcatcaaaaacaagagaaGTCTGTGTGACTGTCTCAGCCAGAGTAGCCTGAAGGAGACACAATTCAGACTTAATATGTGTCTTTGATAGGATCCTGGATCAGGTTAAAGGAAAACTAATGAAGTTCAAATAAATTCTGGAGTTTAGTAACACTGTATCAATATTGGTCATCAGCTGTGAGGCATGTATGATGGTGGTATAAAAAGTCCTCACACAGTGTGGGATATATAGTAACTCTCTACTAACTTAGCTACTTTTTTGTAAATCTGAAACTATACTTAAAAGAAAGCACAATTTAATATCAACTGGAAATGAACAGGAAGTAGAAGAAACAATTATCAACTTTCCAAGATGTGTTCATCAATGGGCTTCAGAGAGGAGACATGGAGAGAAAAGATGGAAACCCGAGATACAGGGAGGGCTCCAGAGCTCTCCTCTCCTCTAATCCTTGCTGTACCCTCCAGCCTGACCTCAGAGCTGCTCAGAAAGCACCTTCGCCCCCTTCATTGGACCAGGGCAGCCATCTCTGTCGGACTCAGACCACAGTGCACCCTCTGCCTTCCCTGTGCAGAACTGGAGAGGGAGAGTGGTCGTGCCCCCGTGTGGCCACAGGGCTGATGCCTGGACACCTGCGCTCCCCTCCGACCTCCTTCCCAGAGACCTGCCCAGGCTCTCCTCAGGCTCCCAGCGGCGGGTCAGTGCTGTGCACACAGCTGGTGTCCATCCAGTGTCAAAATCAAAGCCTGAACTCTCACCCAAAATACACCCTGACATGGACACTTCTCTCCCCATGAAATAACCAAGGACTTTGGCCTCAGAGAAAATCAGATATCAAGGCTGTAGTGCCAGGTTCAGGGTGGGGCTGACACACATACAGGGTGTCCTCATTACCGAGGGATGGGATCCTGAAGCCCAAGTACTGCCCCTTCATCTGGCTACTGCCAGCCTTATGGACTCTCCCTCTAGGGAATCAGCTCTGGAACCTCCATTCCTAGGTTGCGGTagaagaggggaggaaagggaggtGGAGGAGATCCCAAAGTGCCTGTAAAGGTGGGGAGGCTCCTGGACAAGTGCGGAGAGGCAGGAAACATGACATTATGGGATGGAGGCCTCGGGTGTGGAGGGAGAGGAACCcgagaggagagggtgggggagagTCACTGTGGGGAGGAGAGGACAGGGAGGCGGGGTCTGTGGGGGGAGGGGCACAGGGGCTTCTGGCCTGGGTGCTGGGAGAGGCTCTATTTTCCACCCAATGATaaacacactggaaaagaaaatggcaacccactccagtgtccttccctagagaatcctatggacagaggagcctggtgggctgatgtccatagggttgcatagagtcagaaacaactgaagcgacttagcatgcatgcatgcatgtgttggagaaggaaatggcaacccactccagtgttcttgcctggagaatcccagggacagaggagcctggagggctgccgtcatggggtcacacagaatcggacatgactgaagcgacttagcagcagcagtagataaACACACAGGTGTCAGCTCTATATTTTGCTGGTAAACTATACTTACGTTTTCCGTATTTTTCTGAAACtacatacatcagttcagttcagtcgttcagtcgtgtccgactttgcagccccatggactgcagcaccccaggcctccctgtccatcaccaactgccagagtttactcaaactcatgtccattcagtcagtggtgccatccaaaaatctcatcctctgtcgtccccttctcctcccaccttcaatcttgcccagcgtcagggtcttttccaatgagtcagttgttcgaatcaggtggccaaagtattggagtttcagcttcagcatcagtccttccaatgaatattcaggactgatttcctttaggattgactggttggatctccttgctgtgcaagggactctcaagattcttctccaacaccacagttcagaaacatcagttcttcagcacttagctttctttatagtccaactctcacatccttacaggTATGGTGTGACTCAAGTACAGgtggaagaagggaaaagagaaagggagagagcgaAGGAGGTTAAAGGAATTCCTCTCTTCCAGAGAAATACCCCACCTCAGTCCCCACTCCACACACCCCCATACACCATGCTGGgcgagggggtggggcagggagactCAAGGAAGGAATGACCCATTCTCAGCTAGGTCAGGGGCTACTGGGACATTGTCCACATATTTGCTAAAACATCGGGGACCACTGTGTCAGAAAGACTGGCCCAACAGCTTGGGAAAAAGACCTGCCCAGCTGGTGGCCATGAAGGTGGTTCCTGGAGATCAAAAgagaggacctggaggggagcctggaggccaCAAGGGTGACAAGGAGATCAGGCAAGAGTCTGGGCCAGGGGTCCCCCTGACATTTTCCAGAGGCAGGAAAATGACCTTCCGCCTCCCTAGACCTTCACTCAAGGACACCAAAGGGGGTACCCTTCCTCTCCAGGCATCACACACCTTCCACCCTTTGATGTCTCAAAGAGTACTCTTCTGCTCTGAGTCCTAAGagcccaggaccccagcctcctgcctctcATCCCCTTCATGGACCTAATAGATAGAGACCTGATGTCTGAATCCCTCAGGGCTGATCCCTCCACTTTCAAATCTAACTTCTGACTCTGAGGATGACCCAGGGTTTGGGGTCAGGGATCCCAGAGAGGGAGGCTGCCCAGGGCCCCACAGGCCGCAGCTGAGCCAGGCCTCCAGCTGCGCAGAATCAGCCGGTTCTGCAACAAAATCCGGGGGCGGGGAAGGAGGGTCAGAACGGAACAAAAGCACTGCAGGCTCTTCTTAGCCGAGGTAGGTGTGGGGTctgtcctggggtgggggtgggctgggggaaaTCCGCCTTTCTTGGTGGTCCTAGGGGATTTCGGTCAGAGGCAGGGACTCTTAGAGCAGAGGAATGCTTGAGTTCCTAAAGCCCCTACCATCCGAGTCCGAGGAGAAAATCAGTGCAAGCAGGTCGGTAGAGACCCTATAACCAAGAACGGGCTCCGATTGGAGAGTGAGAACTGGGAGCTTGTCATGAGTATCCAGGCAGAAAGGCCCCACAGTTTGAGAGGAGAGAAAGTGAAACTCCAGCGAGGTGGGGAACCCCTCTCCCCACTCGACACTTACCTCCCCGACCCCAGACATCACCTTCTGGCCTAATATCCCCATCGCCTTGCTTGGGACCTGGAACTTTGCCCTGACGCTGCTACTCCTGCCTGGAGGACCCTGTTACACTGTCTCccagattcctgacccagggactgggtAAGTCAGCAGTTTAGAAAACTTGGTTTCAGAATCTGTCTATGGGCTTAGGACCTGGGACCTCAAAGACAATACCATTTATGTGTGTTATATCTGTGAACATTTACTGTAttagaaatagaaacagaaatctATTGATTCAACTATAATATTTAATAACCCattacatgaaaagatatttttatggaaaatcactattttcaaaataaaacagtatagtGAGAAGTGATCTTTCTAGAGTttacattctttcaaaagtttgtATTCTTTTCTTGTATGTCTCATTAGAAGACTGAAGACTTTGCATATCTGCCTCcgtgtttattctttttgattgAGTATATGAAAAAAT from Muntiacus reevesi chromosome 20, mMunRee1.1, whole genome shotgun sequence encodes:
- the LOC136151408 gene encoding BOLA class I histocompatibility antigen, alpha chain BL3-7 isoform X13, with protein sequence MRIMGPETLLLLLSGILVLTETQAGSHSMRYFYTGVSRPGLGEPRFITVGYVDDTQFVRFDSDAPDPRMEPRAPWVEQEGPEYWDQETRNVKGHAQTLREGLNNLRGYYNQSGAGSHTLQWMYGCDVGPDGRLLRGFWQDAYDGRDYSALNEDLRSWTAADTAAQISKRKREATGFTEVLRNYLEGRCVDWLRRYLEHGKDTLLRADPPKAHVTRHPISDREVTLRCWALGFYPEEISLTWQRDGEDQTQDMELVETRPSGDRTFQKWAALVVPSGEEQRYTCRVQHEGLQEPLALRWEPPQTSFLTVVIIVGLVLLVVAVVGAVIWRKKHSGEKGRIYTQASSSDSVLGSDVSLTVPKV
- the LOC136151408 gene encoding BOLA class I histocompatibility antigen, alpha chain BL3-7 isoform X10; this translates as MRIMGPETLLLLLSGILVLTETQAGSHSMRYFYTGVSRPGLGEPRFITVGYVDDTQFVRFDSDAPDPRMEPRAPWVEQEGPEYWDQETRNVKGHAQTLREGLNNLRGYYNQSGAGSHTLQWMYGCDVGPDGRLLRGFWQDAYDGRDYSALNEDLRSWTAADTAAQISKRKREATGFTEVLRNYLEGRCVDWLRRYLEHGKDTLLRADPPKAHVTRHPISDREVTLRCWALGFYPEEISLTWQRDGEDQTQDMELVETRPSGDRTFQKWAALVVPSGEEQRYTCRVQHEGLQEPLALRWEPPQTSFLTVVIIVGLVLLVVAVVGAVIWRKKHSGEKRGIYTQAASSDSAQSSDVSLTVPTV
- the LOC136151408 gene encoding BOLA class I histocompatibility antigen, alpha chain BL3-7 isoform X14: MRIMGPETLLLLLSGILVLTETQAGSHSMRYFYTGVSRPGLGEPRFITVGYVDDTQFVRFDSDAPDPRMEPRAPWVEQEGPEYWDQETRNVKGHAQTLREGLNNLRGYYNQSGAGSHTLQWMYGCDVGPDGRLLRGFWQDAYDGRDYSALNEDLRSWTAADTAAQISKRKREATGFTEVLRNYLEGRCVDWLRRYLEHGKDTLLRADPPKAHVTRHPISDREVTLRCWALGFYPEEISLTWQRDGEDQTQDMELVETRPSGDRTFQKWAALVVPSGEEQRYTCRVQHEGLQEPLALRWEPPQTSFLTVVIIVGLVLLVVAVVGAVIWRKKHSGEKRGIYTQAASRDSAQGSDVSLPKV
- the LOC136151408 gene encoding BOLA class I histocompatibility antigen, alpha chain BL3-7 isoform X2; its protein translation is MRIMGPETLLLLLSGILVLTETQAGSHSMRYFYTGVSRPGLGEPRFITVGYVDDTQFVRFDSDAPDPRMEPRAPWVEQEGPEYWDQETRNVKGHAQTLREGLNNLRGYYNQSGAGSHTLQWMYGCDVGPDGRLLRGFWQDAYDGRDYSALNEDLRSWTAADTAAQISKRKREATGFTEVLRNYLEGRCVDWLRRYLEHGKDTLLRADPPKAHVTRHPISDREVTLRCWALGFYPEEISLTWQRDGEDQTQDMELVETRPSGDRTFQKWAALVVPSGEEQRYTCRVQHEGLQEPLALRWEPPQTSFLTVVIIVGLVLLVVAVVGAVIWRKKHSGEKRGIYTQAASRDSAQGSDVSLPKGETLEGLDWKGDWGRRDTLGGGDL
- the LOC136151408 gene encoding BOLA class I histocompatibility antigen, alpha chain BL3-7 isoform X9, which produces MRIMGPETLLLLLSGILVLTETQAGSHSMRYFYTGVSRPGLGEPRFITVGYVDDTQFVRFDSDAPDPRMEPRAPWVEQEGPEYWDQETRNVKGHAQTLREGLNNLRGYYNQSGAGSHTLQWMYGCDVGPDGRLLRGFWQDAYDGRDYSALNEDLRSWTAADTAAQISKRKREATGFTEVLRNYLEGRCVDWLRRYLEHGKDTLLRADPPKAHVTRHPISDREVTLRCWALGFYPEEISLTWQRDGEDQTQDMELVETRPSGDRTFQKWAALVVPSGEEQRYTCRVQHEGLQEPLALRWEPPQTSFLTVVIIVGLVLLVVAVVGAVIWRKKHSGEKRGIYTQAASSDSAQSSDVSLTVPTE